Proteins from a genomic interval of Harpia harpyja isolate bHarHar1 chromosome 7, bHarHar1 primary haplotype, whole genome shotgun sequence:
- the GABRD gene encoding gamma-aminobutyric acid receptor subunit delta isoform X4 has translation MSQIQPKSAHPTYASAVFRAMNDIGDYIGSNIEISWLPNLDDLMKGYARNFRPGIGGPPVNVALAIEVASIDHISEVNMEYTMTVFLHQSWRDDRLSYNHTNETLGLDSRFVDKLWLPDTFIVNAKSAWFHDVTVENKLIRLQPDGVILYSIRITSTVACDMDLSKYPMDEQECMLDLESYGYSSEDIVYHWSENQEEIHGLDKLQLAQFTITNYQFTTEMMNFKSAGQFPRLSLHFHLRRNRGVYIIQSYVPSILLVAMSWVSFWISQSAVPARVSLGITTVLTMTTLMVSARSSLPRASAIKALDVYFWICYVFVFAALVEYAFAHFNADYMKKQKNKIKARRQSGEINVKNAIVLFSLSIAGVNQELAISHRQHRIPRSLPGSYGTIEIETGETKLQQVMKLDKKSGLKSLFKPIDADTIDIYARAVFPAAFAAVNVIYWVAYTM, from the exons ATGAGCCAAATTCAACCTAAGTCAGCACATCCTACTTACGCCAGTGCTGTTTTCAG AGCTATGAATGACATCGGAGATTACATAGGTTCCAACATCGAAATATCCTGGTTACCCAACCTGGATGATTTAATGAAAGGGTATGCACGTAATTTCAGGCCTGGGATTGGAG GTCCTCCTGTTAATGTTGCTCTTGCAATTGAAGTAGCCAGCATTGACCACATCTCAGAAGTGAACATG GAATATACCATGACGGTATTTTTGCACCAGAGCTGGCGAGATGACCGTCTGTCTTACAACCACACCAATGAAACTTTGGGCTTAGACAGCCGGTTTGTGGACAAGCTCTGGTTGCCAGATACTTTCATAGTAAATGCCAAGTCTGCCTGGTTCCATGATGTGACTGTGGAAAACAAACTTATCAGGCTCCAGCCAGATGGAGTCATTTTATACAGCATCAG GATTACCTCAACAGTGGCCTGTGACATGGACCTTTCCAAGTATCCAATGGATGAGCAAGAATGCATGTTGGATTTGGAGAGCT ATGGCTACTCTTCAGAGGACATCGTCTACCACTGGTCAGAAAACCAGGAGGAAATCCATGGGCTGGATAAGCTGCAGCTTGCTCAATTCACAATTACCAATTATCAGTTCACAACAGAAATGATGAACTTCAAATCTG CAGGTCAGTTTCCCAGGCTCAGTCTCCACTTCCACCTTCGGCGAAATCGAGGAGTTTACATCATTCAGTCTTATGTTCCTTCTATCTTACTAGTGGCCATGTCATGGGTATCCTTCTGGATCAGTCAGTCAGCTGTGCCTGCCAGGGTGTCATTAG GTATAACTACTGTTCTTACTATGACTACACTGATGGTCAGTGCCCGATCTTCGCTTCCACGAGCATCTGCCATCAAGGCGCTTGATGTTTACTTCTGGATTTGCTATGTGTTTGTCTTCGCTGCACTGGTAGAATATGCATTTGCACATTTCAATGCTGActacatgaaaaagcaaaagaacaagaTAAAGGCAAGAAGGCAGAGTGGAGAG ATAAACGTGAAGAATGCCAttgttctgttttccctttccatAGCTGGTGTGAACCAGGAACTGGCCATTTCCCATAGGCAGCACCGAATTCCCAGAAGCCTGCCTGGATCATATGGCACAATAGAAATAGAAACTGGAGAGACAAAACTGCAGCAAGTAATGAAACTGGATAAAAAGAGTGGTCTGAAGTCCCTCTTTAAGCCCATTGATGCTGATACCATTGATATATATGCCAGAGCCGTGTTCCCAGCAGCCTTTGCAGCAGTCAATGTTATATACTGGGTTGCATacacaatgtaa
- the GABRD gene encoding gamma-aminobutyric acid receptor subunit delta isoform X1 — MEEKIEFDLQVKMKPNSRKAFWPGSLLTLLRAMNDIGDYIGSNIEISWLPNLDDLMKGYARNFRPGIGGPPVNVALAIEVASIDHISEVNMEYTMTVFLHQSWRDDRLSYNHTNETLGLDSRFVDKLWLPDTFIVNAKSAWFHDVTVENKLIRLQPDGVILYSIRITSTVACDMDLSKYPMDEQECMLDLESYGYSSEDIVYHWSENQEEIHGLDKLQLAQFTITNYQFTTEMMNFKSAGQFPRLSLHFHLRRNRGVYIIQSYVPSILLVAMSWVSFWISQSAVPARVSLGITTVLTMTTLMVSARSSLPRASAIKALDVYFWICYVFVFAALVEYAFAHFNADYMKKQKNKIKARRQSGEINVKNAIVLFSLSIAGVNQELAISHRQHRIPRSLPGSYGTIEIETGETKLQQVMKLDKKSGLKSLFKPIDADTIDIYARAVFPAAFAAVNVIYWVAYTM, encoded by the exons ATGGAGGAGAAAATCGAGTTTGACCTGCAAGTCAAGATGAAACCAAACTCCCGAAAAGCCTTCTGGCCGGGTTCCCTACTGACCCTCCTGCG AGCTATGAATGACATCGGAGATTACATAGGTTCCAACATCGAAATATCCTGGTTACCCAACCTGGATGATTTAATGAAAGGGTATGCACGTAATTTCAGGCCTGGGATTGGAG GTCCTCCTGTTAATGTTGCTCTTGCAATTGAAGTAGCCAGCATTGACCACATCTCAGAAGTGAACATG GAATATACCATGACGGTATTTTTGCACCAGAGCTGGCGAGATGACCGTCTGTCTTACAACCACACCAATGAAACTTTGGGCTTAGACAGCCGGTTTGTGGACAAGCTCTGGTTGCCAGATACTTTCATAGTAAATGCCAAGTCTGCCTGGTTCCATGATGTGACTGTGGAAAACAAACTTATCAGGCTCCAGCCAGATGGAGTCATTTTATACAGCATCAG GATTACCTCAACAGTGGCCTGTGACATGGACCTTTCCAAGTATCCAATGGATGAGCAAGAATGCATGTTGGATTTGGAGAGCT ATGGCTACTCTTCAGAGGACATCGTCTACCACTGGTCAGAAAACCAGGAGGAAATCCATGGGCTGGATAAGCTGCAGCTTGCTCAATTCACAATTACCAATTATCAGTTCACAACAGAAATGATGAACTTCAAATCTG CAGGTCAGTTTCCCAGGCTCAGTCTCCACTTCCACCTTCGGCGAAATCGAGGAGTTTACATCATTCAGTCTTATGTTCCTTCTATCTTACTAGTGGCCATGTCATGGGTATCCTTCTGGATCAGTCAGTCAGCTGTGCCTGCCAGGGTGTCATTAG GTATAACTACTGTTCTTACTATGACTACACTGATGGTCAGTGCCCGATCTTCGCTTCCACGAGCATCTGCCATCAAGGCGCTTGATGTTTACTTCTGGATTTGCTATGTGTTTGTCTTCGCTGCACTGGTAGAATATGCATTTGCACATTTCAATGCTGActacatgaaaaagcaaaagaacaagaTAAAGGCAAGAAGGCAGAGTGGAGAG ATAAACGTGAAGAATGCCAttgttctgttttccctttccatAGCTGGTGTGAACCAGGAACTGGCCATTTCCCATAGGCAGCACCGAATTCCCAGAAGCCTGCCTGGATCATATGGCACAATAGAAATAGAAACTGGAGAGACAAAACTGCAGCAAGTAATGAAACTGGATAAAAAGAGTGGTCTGAAGTCCCTCTTTAAGCCCATTGATGCTGATACCATTGATATATATGCCAGAGCCGTGTTCCCAGCAGCCTTTGCAGCAGTCAATGTTATATACTGGGTTGCATacacaatgtaa
- the GABRD gene encoding gamma-aminobutyric acid receptor subunit delta isoform X3 codes for MYGSKMEFLTWVFPALVLLCTQQHRCIRAMNDIGDYIGSNIEISWLPNLDDLMKGYARNFRPGIGGPPVNVALAIEVASIDHISEVNMEYTMTVFLHQSWRDDRLSYNHTNETLGLDSRFVDKLWLPDTFIVNAKSAWFHDVTVENKLIRLQPDGVILYSIRITSTVACDMDLSKYPMDEQECMLDLESYGYSSEDIVYHWSENQEEIHGLDKLQLAQFTITNYQFTTEMMNFKSAGQFPRLSLHFHLRRNRGVYIIQSYVPSILLVAMSWVSFWISQSAVPARVSLGITTVLTMTTLMVSARSSLPRASAIKALDVYFWICYVFVFAALVEYAFAHFNADYMKKQKNKIKARRQSGEINVKNAIVLFSLSIAGVNQELAISHRQHRIPRSLPGSYGTIEIETGETKLQQVMKLDKKSGLKSLFKPIDADTIDIYARAVFPAAFAAVNVIYWVAYTM; via the exons ATGTATGGGAGTAAAATGGAATTTCTTACCTGGGTTTTTCCTGCCTTGGTTCTACTGTGCACCCAACAGCACAGGTGTATCAG AGCTATGAATGACATCGGAGATTACATAGGTTCCAACATCGAAATATCCTGGTTACCCAACCTGGATGATTTAATGAAAGGGTATGCACGTAATTTCAGGCCTGGGATTGGAG GTCCTCCTGTTAATGTTGCTCTTGCAATTGAAGTAGCCAGCATTGACCACATCTCAGAAGTGAACATG GAATATACCATGACGGTATTTTTGCACCAGAGCTGGCGAGATGACCGTCTGTCTTACAACCACACCAATGAAACTTTGGGCTTAGACAGCCGGTTTGTGGACAAGCTCTGGTTGCCAGATACTTTCATAGTAAATGCCAAGTCTGCCTGGTTCCATGATGTGACTGTGGAAAACAAACTTATCAGGCTCCAGCCAGATGGAGTCATTTTATACAGCATCAG GATTACCTCAACAGTGGCCTGTGACATGGACCTTTCCAAGTATCCAATGGATGAGCAAGAATGCATGTTGGATTTGGAGAGCT ATGGCTACTCTTCAGAGGACATCGTCTACCACTGGTCAGAAAACCAGGAGGAAATCCATGGGCTGGATAAGCTGCAGCTTGCTCAATTCACAATTACCAATTATCAGTTCACAACAGAAATGATGAACTTCAAATCTG CAGGTCAGTTTCCCAGGCTCAGTCTCCACTTCCACCTTCGGCGAAATCGAGGAGTTTACATCATTCAGTCTTATGTTCCTTCTATCTTACTAGTGGCCATGTCATGGGTATCCTTCTGGATCAGTCAGTCAGCTGTGCCTGCCAGGGTGTCATTAG GTATAACTACTGTTCTTACTATGACTACACTGATGGTCAGTGCCCGATCTTCGCTTCCACGAGCATCTGCCATCAAGGCGCTTGATGTTTACTTCTGGATTTGCTATGTGTTTGTCTTCGCTGCACTGGTAGAATATGCATTTGCACATTTCAATGCTGActacatgaaaaagcaaaagaacaagaTAAAGGCAAGAAGGCAGAGTGGAGAG ATAAACGTGAAGAATGCCAttgttctgttttccctttccatAGCTGGTGTGAACCAGGAACTGGCCATTTCCCATAGGCAGCACCGAATTCCCAGAAGCCTGCCTGGATCATATGGCACAATAGAAATAGAAACTGGAGAGACAAAACTGCAGCAAGTAATGAAACTGGATAAAAAGAGTGGTCTGAAGTCCCTCTTTAAGCCCATTGATGCTGATACCATTGATATATATGCCAGAGCCGTGTTCCCAGCAGCCTTTGCAGCAGTCAATGTTATATACTGGGTTGCATacacaatgtaa
- the GABRD gene encoding gamma-aminobutyric acid receptor subunit delta isoform X2 — translation MEEKIEFDLQVKMKPNSRKAFWPGSLLTLLRAMNDIGDYIGSNIEISWLPNLDDLMKGYARNFRPGIGGPPVNVALAIEVASIDHISEVNMEYTMTVFLHQSWRDDRLSYNHTNETLGLDSRFVDKLWLPDTFIVNAKSAWFHDVTVENKLIRLQPDGVILYSIRITSTVACDMDLSKYPMDEQECMLDLESYGYSSEDIVYHWSENQEEIHGLDKLQLAQFTITNYQFTTEMMNFKSGQFPRLSLHFHLRRNRGVYIIQSYVPSILLVAMSWVSFWISQSAVPARVSLGITTVLTMTTLMVSARSSLPRASAIKALDVYFWICYVFVFAALVEYAFAHFNADYMKKQKNKIKARRQSGEINVKNAIVLFSLSIAGVNQELAISHRQHRIPRSLPGSYGTIEIETGETKLQQVMKLDKKSGLKSLFKPIDADTIDIYARAVFPAAFAAVNVIYWVAYTM, via the exons ATGGAGGAGAAAATCGAGTTTGACCTGCAAGTCAAGATGAAACCAAACTCCCGAAAAGCCTTCTGGCCGGGTTCCCTACTGACCCTCCTGCG AGCTATGAATGACATCGGAGATTACATAGGTTCCAACATCGAAATATCCTGGTTACCCAACCTGGATGATTTAATGAAAGGGTATGCACGTAATTTCAGGCCTGGGATTGGAG GTCCTCCTGTTAATGTTGCTCTTGCAATTGAAGTAGCCAGCATTGACCACATCTCAGAAGTGAACATG GAATATACCATGACGGTATTTTTGCACCAGAGCTGGCGAGATGACCGTCTGTCTTACAACCACACCAATGAAACTTTGGGCTTAGACAGCCGGTTTGTGGACAAGCTCTGGTTGCCAGATACTTTCATAGTAAATGCCAAGTCTGCCTGGTTCCATGATGTGACTGTGGAAAACAAACTTATCAGGCTCCAGCCAGATGGAGTCATTTTATACAGCATCAG GATTACCTCAACAGTGGCCTGTGACATGGACCTTTCCAAGTATCCAATGGATGAGCAAGAATGCATGTTGGATTTGGAGAGCT ATGGCTACTCTTCAGAGGACATCGTCTACCACTGGTCAGAAAACCAGGAGGAAATCCATGGGCTGGATAAGCTGCAGCTTGCTCAATTCACAATTACCAATTATCAGTTCACAACAGAAATGATGAACTTCAAATCTG GTCAGTTTCCCAGGCTCAGTCTCCACTTCCACCTTCGGCGAAATCGAGGAGTTTACATCATTCAGTCTTATGTTCCTTCTATCTTACTAGTGGCCATGTCATGGGTATCCTTCTGGATCAGTCAGTCAGCTGTGCCTGCCAGGGTGTCATTAG GTATAACTACTGTTCTTACTATGACTACACTGATGGTCAGTGCCCGATCTTCGCTTCCACGAGCATCTGCCATCAAGGCGCTTGATGTTTACTTCTGGATTTGCTATGTGTTTGTCTTCGCTGCACTGGTAGAATATGCATTTGCACATTTCAATGCTGActacatgaaaaagcaaaagaacaagaTAAAGGCAAGAAGGCAGAGTGGAGAG ATAAACGTGAAGAATGCCAttgttctgttttccctttccatAGCTGGTGTGAACCAGGAACTGGCCATTTCCCATAGGCAGCACCGAATTCCCAGAAGCCTGCCTGGATCATATGGCACAATAGAAATAGAAACTGGAGAGACAAAACTGCAGCAAGTAATGAAACTGGATAAAAAGAGTGGTCTGAAGTCCCTCTTTAAGCCCATTGATGCTGATACCATTGATATATATGCCAGAGCCGTGTTCCCAGCAGCCTTTGCAGCAGTCAATGTTATATACTGGGTTGCATacacaatgtaa